The DNA segment AACAGAACAACGCTGACCCGCCATCTCGGCTGCGCTTACCTCCCCGCTGTGACAGCACAGACAGGTAAGCGCTGGCGGTGCTGCTTATGGCTGCACAGGTTTTCGAGGTGCCCGCTCTGACTCTGAGGGCCCCGTTTATTTATCGGGTCGCGGCTTGAATGGTCTGATAATGGCTGGGGGCTTTTCGATTGGCCCCTCCTCCAGCGCACAGGCTGCGTCCAGTGGGTAGGTTTCGTCCAACCATTGCAGGAATCGTACAGCCCGCATCACCTGGTTACCCCTACCGGGCGCAATATGCAGGTCTACGGCGTTCTCTTTGATGGCGACCAGTGTGAAGGTAAAATAATCCCCCAGTTCCACTGGCTGAAACAATCGACAGGGTAATATAGGCATTTTTATAGGCTCCTTGAGTTGCCTGTGGCGGAAAGGTGCCGAAAAAGCACAGCGCTTTGTGCGGTTTCTCCCACCGCAGGCATAATCCTTGAGTGAAAAAAGCAAAGTGCAATGTGCAGGGTGCGCAGCCAGAAAGGCGGTGCGCGGCTGAAGTAAAAGACCACACCAATCATCACGCAACGCCACAGCACACTCCGCCGCTGGGGGCAGGAGTGACTCGAAAAGCTCGCCTTCAGGGAGACCTTTATTGAAGACGAACGAGTGTATGGCGTATCATTCAAGACAGCCTCGCTAGATACCTTGTTTATCTATTGGGGTTAGCCATTCCTCGGTGTTGGTAGCACCGGGGGGTGGCGTTTTTCTATCATTTACGCGGTCATGATGCGGTCCTTCTTTGTTGGTTTATTTGTGTATGGATTACCTGCGAGCGCTCCCGATATGGGGCGTCTCGCGGGATAAAAAATGATCGTTGCGGTATTGGTTATCTATTTATTATTCTTTTCTTGTGCCATTGAGGTCTTGCGCCATTGAGGCGGCTGGGCGCTAGGGCAGCAGGCCTACGGTATGTGTTTTTTACAAAGAATTCAATCGAGCTGAAGCTTTAGGCGACACTAAGTGCCGTTCTCCCGGCAGGTAACCATTAACCGGAGCTCCAGGCTGCTTATGTCCACAGCGCCAGAGCGTACTTCCAAGCCTGGTGATGGGCACTTGCGCAAGTGCACCTGTTACGCTCTCTACCCTAGCTGGAGCCCATCTTCTCAATAGCTGATCTACCATTAATGGCAGCATCAAAACTATAAAAAAAGCTCAGTCCAACATTAAAGTCATGCATAAAACAGCGCTACAGTGCCAGGTGTTGTTGCGACCATTGTGACTCGCCATTTGGACTCAACAGCTGGCAAGCTATTGAAGAGCCTTATGCTACTCAACTGCAAGAAAATCCACCAAAACAACCTGCAGCACCTATAACCTGAACAGCATTTACGAAACCAATAACACTGCCCTTTTTGCGCTACTGACCACTCTCTTCATGGAATAACTGGCTTTTTTCAGCTGCACCGCCCTGCCGATCAAGCATACCAATATCCAAAACGGGTGAGGCGTCAATATGCTGAGCGTCCATCATTTGAGCAACTCGCTGTAGGGAAGAGATGATCATCGTCTGCTCCCAGTCTTGGAGATCACTGAACTGTCGGGCAAAGTGCTCCTGTAGCGGGATGGGGGCTTCTTTTAATATTTCAGCAGCTTGATCCGTAAGGTATGCATGCACCTTACGCTTATCTTCTTTAGAGCGCTCACGGTACACCAAGCCTCGCTTTTCGAGTCGATCCAAGATGCTGGTGACTGTCGCCTGACTTAAGCTCATTTCATTGGCCAGTTCCCCAATAGTCACTTCACCTTTATCGCGAATGGTTTGCAATAGCAAAATTTGCGGAGCCGTTAGACCCGTTGTTTTTGCAAGATGCTTGGAATGTAAGTCGGTAGCCCTGATAACACGGCGCAGCGCCACTAAGACTTCTTCAATACTGTTCAAAATAGTGTCCCTATTTAACGATTCAACAAGCGCATTATATAGCGAACCATTTAGAGCACTAAAGAAATCAACTGCTTTCACTGCAAAGATCACTACAGCTTGAAAAATCGGTCAGAATATATAACCAATCATTCGGGTGACATGTGCCCTTTAGCAGCGAAAATTGCTCTCCTCGGTCGCTCTATGCCACCTGATCCGATTGGAAAGTAATGATATCACCCACCGAATCCATACTAACACCAAACTGCTCCTTCCCCATCTCAAAAATAATAATGCGATCCTCCTTTAAAAAGCCCGTACTCTCAACGCCAATTACTACACGAGATGACAGGGCGGCCACCATACTTCCCCGCACATTCAGAATACCCTCTGTAAAACGAGGCGAACCCGGAACCGGTACTGGATCTGCGTAAAGAATAGTTTCTTTTATCTCATCAGTGGGATACACATAGGTTTCATCTCCCACGTCAAAGCTAATTCATTGGTCACCGTTCAATACGCACCGCTTAAATAGCTGGCACACATAGGGCTGGAGCTTAGATATTATTTAGTGTACTATGCTTTGTACTCTAAGCAATATTCCTAAGAATTTCGACATGAAGCTCCACGATACAAGGCTTTTAGGCCTTTGCAGGCTTTCCCGTCCATAAAATTTGCTTAGCTTACTAATCAAATAACATGTATTTCGGAGACCTTTTGTCTGTGGTAGAGAGTATTTTATTGAGATTGCCAAGGCTTGAGGATGGCATGAGCGTGTTTCGTTTAATTGAGGGCTGCCCACCACTGGATGTGAACTCCAGCTACTGCAACCTGCTGCAATGCAGTCATTTTGCCAACACATCAGTAACGGCAGAGCTGGACGGAGATATTGTGGGCTTTATTTCAGGTTACGCCATACATGAACGCGCCAACACCTTGTTTGTCTGGCAGGTTGCCGTTTCTGAACGGGCCAGAGGAATTGGGCTGGCATCGCGCATGCTTGCTCATATCTTAGCCCGTCCACAGTGCAACGGCTTTCGCTACCTGGAAACCACCATCACCAAAGAAAACCAAGCATCCTGGGCTTTATTCAGAAGCTTCGCCAAGAAGCAGGAAGCCGACTTTGAATCATCTGTGTGGATGGAAAAAGAAACGCATTTTGCCGGACAACACGACTCTGAAACGCTTGTGCGTATCGGCCCCTTTAACCTACACAGCTAACATACGAACAGAGAAATCGCATGAAAATTTTTGAAGAAATTGAATCCGAAGTACAGAGCTATGCCCGCGCCTTCCCCCGTATTTTTAATCGAGCCAAGGGTGAGCAGATGTGGGACGAAGAAGGCAACGAGTACCTCGACTTTCTTGCAGGTGCCGGCACCCTGAATTACGGCCACAACAATGATCTGTTTAAAGGTGCCTTGATCGATTACATCCAGAACGATGGTGTCACCCACGGCCTGGATATGCACACCAAGGCCAAAGGCGAGTTCTTACAAACCTTTAATGACAAGATTTTGAAGCCTCGCGGCATGGAATATATGGTTCAGTTCACCGGCCCCACCGGCACCAATGCCGTCGAGGCCGCAATGAAAATTGCACGCAACGTGACTGGTCAGCAGAACATAGTCACCTTCACCAATGGCTTTCATGGAGTCAGCCTGGGCTCACTGGCGGCAACCGGAAATTCACACCATCGCGATGCAGCCGGTGTGAGCTTAAGCGGTACGCATCGCATACCTTATGATGGCTATCTCGGTGAGAATATCGATACCACCGAATACCTGGATAAGGTACTTTCCGATTCCAGTAGCGGCATTGATTCTCCTGCAGCAGTGATTGTGGAAACGGTTCAAGGTGAGGGAGGCATTAATGCTGCCAGTATCGAGTGGTTGCAAAACCTTCAGTCTGTCTGCAAAAAACACGGTTTATTACTCATTGTTGATGACATTCAGGCTGGCTGTGGTCGCACTGGTGACTATTTTAGTTTTGAAGAGGCCGGTATAGAACCAGACATCATTACCCTATCTAAATCTTTAGGAGGCTATGGCTTACCTTTTGCCGTGGTGCTGATGAAGCCGGAACTGGACCAGTGGAAGCCCGGCGAACATAACGGCACCTTTCGGGGTAACAACCTGGCCTTTGTGACAGCCAAAGCGGCGCTTGAGCACTACTGGTCCGATCAACAATTCTCCAAAGACATCAAACGCAAAGGGCGCTACATATCCGAACGCCTGGAAAATATTGTCAGCCAATACGGTGAAGGCAACTTTACCGCCAAAGGTCGAGGCATGTTCCGAGGAATCAATTGCGTCAACGGCGAGATCGCCGGAAAAATTACCAGCAACGCTTTTAAGAAAGGGCTCATTATCGAGACCAGTGGCGCGGATGATCACGTCGTGAAATTTCTGTGCCCATTAATTATTAGTGACGACAACCTGAAAAAAGGTATTGATATCGTTGAATCCGCTATCCGGGAAGTCTGCGCCAAAGTAGACGAAATCCCTGAAGAGAAAGTGTATTTCTATGCAGGTTAACAATCTCAATTAGCCACCATAGAAGATAAGCATCAAATTAAAATATGGCCGGGCGAACGAAAGCTACTGCCTATAGAAAAGTCTCCGGCCCACTATTGCTGTCGCTGTTTGATGAGGAAAGATTATCTGCGCATTATGTCCTCCGCCAATCGGGAGCAGGTCACGCAGGGTGATCAATTCACCATTAAAGGTGGCGACATAGCCACGCTCACCGCTAAGCAAACAGTGCTCATTGAATTGAAAGCTAAAAAAAATAAGGTTATTTTATGATCGTTAGAAAATTATCAGAGGCCAATCAGTCCAGCCGAAGAGTTGTGTCTCCGGATGGCAATTGGGAAAGCACACGTCTTCTGCTGAAGGAAGATCAAATGGGTTTTTCCTTTCATATCACCACAATTTACCAGGGCGCTGATTTTCAGATGCACTACCAAAATCACCTGGAGTCAGTGTACTGCGTATCGGGGAAAGGCGAAGTGGAAACCCTCGCGGACGGGGAAAAATTTCCCATTGAGCCGGGCACCCTCTACATCTTGGACAAGCACGACAAACACGTATTACGGGCATTTGAAGAGATGACCATGGCCTGTGTATTTAACCCCCCGCTCAATGGCAAAGAGGTGCACAATGCAGAAGGCGCCTACGAACTGGACGCAGAAGCCATCGAGGAGTAGGGCCAGTATATGAATGAAATTGTATTCGATCAATCACCGGAGAATACATTGACAAACGAAACAGATGTGTATGCATCAAGAAATGGACAATCCTCCAAATTGGTAAAGAGACAAGACCCTACTGTCTACGCCGCTAAAGAAACGCGCCCTCCCATTGATCAGTCTCTTATCGACAGCTACGACAAACAGGGATTTGTTGTGTTAGATGACGTGTTCACCTCCGAGGAGGTGGACAGCTTTCAACAAGAGCTGAAGCGCCTGAGAACAGATCCGGAGGTTAAAAAATCCGGAGAAGTCATCACCGAGCCAAGCAGCGATGACATCCGCTCGGTGTTTCGTGTACACGAAAACAGCCCCCTCTTTAAAGTGCTTTCGACGGATACACGGCTAGTTGACCTAGCGCGTTTTCTATTGAGTGATGAGGTGTATATTCACCAGTCTCGGCTGAACTACAAACCAGGATTTCGGGGCAAGGAGTTCTACTGGCATTCAGATTTTGAAACCTGGCATGTAGAAGACGGGATGCCTCGCATGCGGGCTCTTAGCATGTCGATAACGCTGACGGAAAATTTTGAACACAATGGTCCGTTAATGCTAATTCCCGGCTCGCACAAGCAATATGTTGTGTGCGAAGGTGAAACGCCTGACAACCACTACCTGGCATCACTAAAAAAGCAAGAGTATGGCGTCCCTTCTGATGCCTGCCTGAAAACTTTAGCCACAGAGGGTGGTATTGTATCTGCCACCAGCAAGCCTGGTAGCGTGATCGTCTTTGACTGCAATGTTATGCATGGATCTAACGGTAATATCACACCGTTTCCGAGATCAAATATTTTCTTCGTCTATAACGCTATCGGCAACAAAGTGGTCAAACCATTTTGCAATCAGGCTCCTCGACCTGAACATATTTGTACGAGAGAAAACATCCGCTCCATACCCCGATCAAGCAGGCACAAATAACGTGCTTGAACAGGATCGGCTTTAACTTATAGCGCTGCTGGAACAACGAATCAGTGAATTACAAGAAAGATTGACTGGTACCCACCCAGTCGCGGACAAGAAGCAGAACCAAGCGGGTGGCGCAGCCGCCAATCTCGATTTAACCATTAATGTGTCTATGAAGGAAAAAATTCTTTCAGAACACAAGTTGGAGCTTGCACAGCTCACCAAAAATACCGCATGGCTCAAAACTGATGAGGCAGGCGTGTGCGTTCGCTGTGGCTGAGACATCCCAATCGGTGGTTTAGAAGCGGTTTTAACGACTCGACAGTGTGTGGTATGCGTCAGTACTAATGATTAGATTAAGGCTTATATATAATTTATGCATACGATTGAAAAGATTGGCGGTACATCGATGAACGATTACTTGTCGGTGAGAGACAATATCATTAGAAACGATAAAAAAGGGATTTACCGACGCGTGTTTGTGGTCTCTGCCTATGGTGACATTACAGATAAATTATTAGAGCACAAAAAAAGTGGTCAACCCGGTGTTTATGGATTATTCGCCAGCGGCATAGAAGATGAGAGTTGGTCAGAAAAGTTTGACGAATTGGGCACGGAGCTGCGCCGGATTAATCAAAGCTTATTTGGCGGAGGTGAATTACTTCAGCGAGCCAATGAATTTCTCAATGAAAGACTGGGTGATGCCAGGCAATGTTTACTGGATTTGCAGAGTCTTTGTCAGCATGGCCACTTTGAACTAAAAGCTCACCTGGGGACAGTCCGGGAAATGCTGGCCAGTATCGGTGAAGCTCATAGCGCCTGGAATACAGTGCAGCTCTTGCAACGTGATGGCGTCAACGCCTGCTTTGTTGACCTGACAGGGTGGCGGGCCAGTTCGCACATGCCGCTGGATGAGCGTATACAAACCGCCTTTGCCAACATTGATCTCGACACACAGCTGCCTATCGTTACCGGATACGCTCATAGTGACGCAGGCTTGATGACCTCATTTGATCGCGGCTACAGCGAAATGACCTTCAGTCGCTTGGCGGTGATTACACAGGCAAAAGAAGCCATTATCCATAAAGAATTCCACCTTAGCAGTGCCGACCCCAGACTGGTGGGCGAAGATAGTGCTGTCCCCATCGGCAGAACCAACTACGATGTCGCCGACCAATTGGCCAATCTGGGCATGGAAGCCATCCACCCCAAGGCCGCCAAAGGGTTACGTCAAAACAACATCCCGCTGCGCATCAAGAATACTTTTGAACCAGAACATACAGGCACACTTATTACCGGCGACTATGTAAGTGATTCCCCCTGCGTGGAGATTATTGCTGGCTGCAAAGGCATCTACGCCCTTGAACTGTTTGATCAGGATATGGCGGGCAGCATTCATGATTATGACCAGGACGTATTAGCTATTATCAAGCGTTTCAAGGCCCATATTGTTTCCAAAGACATTAACGCCAACACTTTAACCCATTTTCTATCGACTAATTTAAAAACGCTAAAGCGCATACAAGCCGCGTTAGAAGAACACTTCCCGGAAGCAGAACTTAATCAGCAAAAAGTGGCGATCGTATCCGCCATCGGCAGTGATATGCAGATACCCGGAATTTTGGCAAAAACCGTGCAAGCCGTTGCCAGTAATAATATTAGTGTACTGGCGGTGCATCAGTCGATGCGCCAGGTGGATATGCAATTCATTGTGAATGAATCCGACTATGTAGCAGCGATCAAAAGCCTGCATGCGGCACTCGTTGAAGTGCATGAACACGGGCGGGCGATATGTCTCGCCTCATAATTTGGATTAGTTCAGACCAAATCTGACACATTTCCTTGAAAAGAAAGGGTTTACCGGTTTTGATAAACCCTGAAACCAAAACCAAGAATAAACCCCATGATTCAAACAATCACATCCTGAAACACAAGACCGGTCTGCTCAATCTGGCGGAAGAACTCGGCAATATCTCCAAGTCCTGCAAGATGCTCGGTGTTTTACGAGACACCTTCTATCATTATAAAAAAGCTAAGCGGTACAGGAAGACATCCTTTTCTAAAGGGAATGTAGTTCAAGCACCGCTTACCATCCTGGGCAATAATAATACAGAGCGGAACCGAGAATGGATGAGGATCTGGAAGCGATTTCAACGCCACCTGGATTCACTGCCTTCAAGGGCATTAGGCTTAGCGGCTAAACTCGTAGAGGATTTTCAGGAGCGTTTCTCAGCAGGGTTTTGGTAACTTTATCCTGAGAGAGTATAAAAACCCTAGCATGCCGTTTTGTGAATCGCAGGCTAAGAACCTGCTATTTGGCGGGTTTTTTGTGTTCATGGCTCGACTATTTGTTTATAAGTCACTGCCCTTATGGAAGAAATCTTTTGA comes from the Microbulbifer sp. MI-G genome and includes:
- a CDS encoding MarR family winged helix-turn-helix transcriptional regulator; the encoded protein is MNSIEEVLVALRRVIRATDLHSKHLAKTTGLTAPQILLLQTIRDKGEVTIGELANEMSLSQATVTSILDRLEKRGLVYRERSKEDKRKVHAYLTDQAAEILKEAPIPLQEHFARQFSDLQDWEQTMIISSLQRVAQMMDAQHIDASPVLDIGMLDRQGGAAEKSQLFHEESGQ
- a CDS encoding chemotaxis protein CheW — translated: MGDETYVYPTDEIKETILYADPVPVPGSPRFTEGILNVRGSMVAALSSRVVIGVESTGFLKEDRIIIFEMGKEQFGVSMDSVGDIITFQSDQVA
- the ectA gene encoding diaminobutyrate acetyltransferase, giving the protein MVESILLRLPRLEDGMSVFRLIEGCPPLDVNSSYCNLLQCSHFANTSVTAELDGDIVGFISGYAIHERANTLFVWQVAVSERARGIGLASRMLAHILARPQCNGFRYLETTITKENQASWALFRSFAKKQEADFESSVWMEKETHFAGQHDSETLVRIGPFNLHS
- the ectB gene encoding diaminobutyrate--2-oxoglutarate transaminase; the protein is MKIFEEIESEVQSYARAFPRIFNRAKGEQMWDEEGNEYLDFLAGAGTLNYGHNNDLFKGALIDYIQNDGVTHGLDMHTKAKGEFLQTFNDKILKPRGMEYMVQFTGPTGTNAVEAAMKIARNVTGQQNIVTFTNGFHGVSLGSLAATGNSHHRDAAGVSLSGTHRIPYDGYLGENIDTTEYLDKVLSDSSSGIDSPAAVIVETVQGEGGINAASIEWLQNLQSVCKKHGLLLIVDDIQAGCGRTGDYFSFEEAGIEPDIITLSKSLGGYGLPFAVVLMKPELDQWKPGEHNGTFRGNNLAFVTAKAALEHYWSDQQFSKDIKRKGRYISERLENIVSQYGEGNFTAKGRGMFRGINCVNGEIAGKITSNAFKKGLIIETSGADDHVVKFLCPLIISDDNLKKGIDIVESAIREVCAKVDEIPEEKVYFYAG
- a CDS encoding ectoine synthase, with translation MIVRKLSEANQSSRRVVSPDGNWESTRLLLKEDQMGFSFHITTIYQGADFQMHYQNHLESVYCVSGKGEVETLADGEKFPIEPGTLYILDKHDKHVLRAFEEMTMACVFNPPLNGKEVHNAEGAYELDAEAIEE
- the thpD gene encoding ectoine hydroxylase, whose product is MNEIVFDQSPENTLTNETDVYASRNGQSSKLVKRQDPTVYAAKETRPPIDQSLIDSYDKQGFVVLDDVFTSEEVDSFQQELKRLRTDPEVKKSGEVITEPSSDDIRSVFRVHENSPLFKVLSTDTRLVDLARFLLSDEVYIHQSRLNYKPGFRGKEFYWHSDFETWHVEDGMPRMRALSMSITLTENFEHNGPLMLIPGSHKQYVVCEGETPDNHYLASLKKQEYGVPSDACLKTLATEGGIVSATSKPGSVIVFDCNVMHGSNGNITPFPRSNIFFVYNAIGNKVVKPFCNQAPRPEHICTRENIRSIPRSSRHK
- a CDS encoding aspartate kinase; translated protein: MHTIEKIGGTSMNDYLSVRDNIIRNDKKGIYRRVFVVSAYGDITDKLLEHKKSGQPGVYGLFASGIEDESWSEKFDELGTELRRINQSLFGGGELLQRANEFLNERLGDARQCLLDLQSLCQHGHFELKAHLGTVREMLASIGEAHSAWNTVQLLQRDGVNACFVDLTGWRASSHMPLDERIQTAFANIDLDTQLPIVTGYAHSDAGLMTSFDRGYSEMTFSRLAVITQAKEAIIHKEFHLSSADPRLVGEDSAVPIGRTNYDVADQLANLGMEAIHPKAAKGLRQNNIPLRIKNTFEPEHTGTLITGDYVSDSPCVEIIAGCKGIYALELFDQDMAGSIHDYDQDVLAIIKRFKAHIVSKDINANTLTHFLSTNLKTLKRIQAALEEHFPEAELNQQKVAIVSAIGSDMQIPGILAKTVQAVASNNISVLAVHQSMRQVDMQFIVNESDYVAAIKSLHAALVEVHEHGRAICLAS